The following coding sequences lie in one Aquabacterium olei genomic window:
- the mutL gene encoding DNA mismatch repair endonuclease MutL yields MNLDTAPDPATADQTAAAPDAGAEPVQRRTIQELPDELISQIAAGEVVERPASVVRELVDNALDAGARQVTVKLMAGGVRQILVEDDGCGIPVPELPLALKRHATSKIRSLDDLEHVGTMGFRGEALAAIASVSDMSVASRTPHDAHAHRLDARSGELTPAARAVGTSVEARELFFNTPARRKFLKSDATELAHCLEAVRRHALARPEVGFAVWHEGKLVEQLRPGTPAQRLQDVLGDEFVRTSREVDLQIGPMRVHGRAGLPDAARSRADWQYCYVNGRYVRDKLISHGVRSAYEDVLHGSRQPTYVLFIEIDPERVDVNVHPTKIEVRFRDSREVHQAVRKAVEATLARSRAGAEAAPLMPDLARAAADVPDPAPGPSQASDAGSWSGANRTQSALPWARPAGTTAPEQRWAGWPAASGAPTAPLPTTPDPFADLALPRVVARADAEAEAALPVTYTPAAPHPLGVAEGVPAPLLAAPSGFGQMASPASTDEAPHEEWPLGRAIGQIGGIYVLAENAKGMVIVDMHAAHERVVYERLKAQLAQARLESQPMLIPLTFAASPAEMATAETAREALTELGLDIDAIGPGKLAVRAVPAALAQADGVELARSVLAELAQLDASHVVQRAQHELLATMACHGAVRANRQLTLTEMNALLRDMEATERADQCNHGRPTWRQLALRELDALFMRGR; encoded by the coding sequence ATGAATCTGGATACCGCCCCCGACCCTGCCACCGCCGATCAGACCGCCGCGGCGCCTGACGCCGGGGCCGAGCCGGTCCAGCGGCGCACCATCCAGGAACTGCCCGACGAGCTGATCAGCCAGATCGCCGCGGGCGAGGTGGTCGAACGGCCGGCGTCGGTGGTGCGCGAACTGGTGGACAACGCCCTGGATGCCGGCGCCAGGCAGGTCACCGTCAAGCTGATGGCGGGCGGCGTGCGCCAGATTCTGGTCGAGGACGACGGCTGCGGCATTCCCGTGCCCGAGCTGCCGCTGGCGCTCAAGCGCCACGCCACCAGCAAGATCCGCTCGCTGGACGACCTGGAACACGTCGGCACCATGGGTTTTCGGGGCGAGGCGCTGGCCGCCATTGCCTCGGTGTCGGACATGTCGGTGGCCAGCCGCACCCCGCACGACGCCCACGCCCACCGGCTGGATGCCCGCTCGGGCGAACTGACGCCTGCGGCCCGTGCCGTGGGCACCAGCGTCGAGGCCCGTGAGCTCTTCTTCAATACGCCGGCCCGGCGCAAGTTCCTCAAGAGCGACGCGACCGAGCTCGCGCATTGCCTCGAGGCCGTGCGCCGCCATGCCCTGGCTCGACCGGAGGTCGGCTTTGCCGTATGGCACGAAGGCAAGCTGGTCGAACAGCTGCGGCCCGGCACGCCGGCCCAACGCCTGCAGGACGTGCTGGGCGACGAATTCGTGCGCACCAGCCGCGAGGTCGATCTGCAGATCGGGCCGATGCGGGTGCATGGGCGGGCCGGGCTGCCCGATGCCGCCCGCTCCCGTGCCGACTGGCAGTACTGCTATGTCAATGGCCGCTATGTGCGCGACAAGCTGATCTCGCACGGCGTGCGCTCGGCGTATGAGGACGTGCTGCACGGCTCACGCCAGCCCACCTATGTGCTCTTCATCGAGATCGACCCCGAGCGGGTGGACGTGAACGTGCACCCGACCAAGATCGAGGTGCGTTTCCGCGATTCGCGCGAGGTGCACCAGGCCGTGCGCAAGGCGGTCGAGGCCACGCTGGCCCGCTCCCGCGCGGGGGCCGAGGCCGCGCCACTGATGCCCGACCTGGCCCGTGCGGCTGCCGATGTGCCGGACCCGGCCCCCGGCCCATCGCAGGCATCGGACGCCGGCAGCTGGAGCGGCGCCAACCGCACGCAGAGCGCCCTGCCCTGGGCGCGCCCCGCCGGCACGACCGCGCCCGAGCAGCGCTGGGCCGGCTGGCCTGCGGCCTCGGGCGCGCCGACCGCGCCGCTGCCGACCACGCCGGATCCCTTTGCCGACCTGGCCCTGCCCCGCGTGGTGGCCCGCGCGGACGCCGAGGCCGAGGCCGCGCTGCCCGTGACGTACACGCCCGCCGCGCCGCACCCGCTGGGGGTCGCCGAAGGCGTGCCGGCCCCTCTGCTCGCCGCGCCGTCGGGTTTTGGCCAGATGGCATCGCCCGCCTCCACCGACGAAGCGCCCCACGAAGAGTGGCCCCTCGGCCGCGCCATCGGTCAGATCGGCGGCATCTATGTGCTGGCCGAGAACGCGAAAGGCATGGTCATCGTCGACATGCACGCCGCCCATGAGCGCGTGGTCTACGAGCGGCTGAAGGCGCAACTGGCGCAGGCTCGGCTCGAAAGCCAGCCGATGCTGATCCCGCTGACCTTTGCCGCCTCGCCGGCCGAGATGGCCACAGCCGAGACCGCACGCGAGGCCCTGACCGAACTCGGCCTGGACATCGACGCCATCGGCCCCGGCAAGCTCGCCGTGCGTGCCGTGCCCGCCGCGCTGGCGCAGGCCGACGGCGTGGAGCTGGCGCGCTCGGTGCTGGCCGAACTGGCCCAGCTGGATGCCAGCCACGTCGTGCAGCGCGCCCAGCACGAACTGCTGGCCACCATGGCCTGCCACGGCGCCGTGCGGGCCAACCGCCAGCTGACGCTGACCGAAATGAATGCCCTGCTGCGCGACATGGAGGCCACCGAACGCGCCGACCAGTGCAACCACGGGCGCCCCACCTGGCGGCAGCTGGCCCTGCGTGAACTGGATGCCCTGTTCATGCGCGGCCGCTGA
- a CDS encoding DedA family protein, with product MELAHFLIDFILHVDKHLAEFVQLYGPWVYALLFLIVFVETGLVVMPFLPGDSLLFMVGALAGTGSLSLPVAIGVLLVAAIAGDQLNYSIGRYIGPKVFQWEDSRWFNRKAFDAAHAFYEKHGGITIILARFMPFIRTFAPFVAGVAQMNRATFTAYNVIGALIWVVGLTVVGYLFGNIPFVQQHLSKIIWAMILVPGLIAIFGAWKAGRQARATA from the coding sequence ATGGAGCTCGCCCACTTTCTGATCGATTTCATTCTGCACGTCGACAAGCACCTTGCCGAGTTCGTGCAGCTCTACGGCCCGTGGGTGTACGCCCTGCTGTTTCTGATCGTGTTTGTGGAAACCGGGCTCGTCGTGATGCCGTTTCTGCCGGGCGACTCGCTGCTGTTCATGGTGGGCGCGCTGGCCGGCACCGGCTCGCTGAGCCTGCCGGTGGCCATAGGGGTGCTGCTGGTGGCCGCCATTGCGGGCGACCAGCTGAATTACTCCATCGGCCGCTACATTGGCCCCAAGGTGTTCCAGTGGGAGGACTCGCGCTGGTTCAACCGCAAGGCGTTTGATGCGGCCCATGCGTTCTACGAAAAGCACGGTGGCATCACCATCATCCTGGCCCGCTTCATGCCCTTCATCCGCACCTTCGCGCCTTTCGTGGCCGGCGTGGCGCAGATGAACCGGGCCACGTTCACCGCCTACAACGTCATCGGCGCGCTGATCTGGGTGGTGGGCCTCACGGTGGTGGGCTACCTCTTCGGCAACATCCCCTTCGTGCAGCAGCATCTCAGCAAGATCATCTGGGCGATGATCCTGGTGCCGGGGCTGATTGCCATCTTCGGGGCCTGGAAGGCCGGGCGCCAGGCGCGCGCCACGGCCTGA
- a CDS encoding pseudouridine synthase, with translation MTERKKLSLNRPASTEGGDAPTHRKPPVRGSGTAPRKRMTAAEAAQAREEAAARAAAAPPYRPGPDDRAERGPRRDAPRHDDRRPAPQRGEDRRAAPYGDPRQREGRREPRAAAGRREDPRTGGRADRRDEPRGDRRDDRRAPSRDDFRATPRPAQPPHTERPTPDDGRMRLSKLMSERGLASRREADEWIEQGWVRVNGEVVDELGTRVLPDVEITIDPLARTQQAERVTILLHKPIGYVSGQAEDGHEPAVILIRPENRWKEDRQGLQLTRGHLRHLAPAGRLDIDSTGLLVLTQDGRIARQLIGEDSGVEKEYLVRVQAVDAPDAENVSAVVPPEVIEQLRFGLELDGRQLKPAQVSWQNEQQLRFVLREGRKRQIRRMCELVGLRVVGLKRVRMGRITLGKLPVGEWRFLRADERF, from the coding sequence ATGACCGAACGCAAGAAACTGAGCCTCAACCGCCCGGCCTCCACCGAAGGCGGTGACGCGCCCACGCACCGCAAGCCCCCCGTGCGTGGCAGCGGCACCGCACCGCGCAAGCGCATGACGGCCGCCGAAGCCGCCCAGGCGCGCGAGGAAGCGGCCGCGCGCGCCGCCGCTGCACCGCCCTACCGCCCCGGGCCGGACGACCGCGCCGAGCGGGGCCCGCGTCGCGATGCCCCACGCCACGACGACCGTCGGCCCGCCCCCCAGCGAGGTGAGGACCGCCGCGCTGCCCCGTATGGCGACCCACGCCAGCGGGAAGGCCGCCGCGAGCCTCGCGCCGCGGCAGGCCGCCGCGAGGATCCCCGCACCGGGGGACGCGCAGACCGCCGGGACGAGCCGCGGGGCGACCGCCGGGATGACCGCCGGGCCCCGTCGCGTGACGATTTCCGCGCCACACCGCGCCCTGCGCAACCGCCGCACACCGAGCGCCCGACGCCCGATGACGGCCGCATGCGCCTGTCCAAGCTGATGAGCGAACGCGGCCTGGCCTCGCGTCGGGAGGCCGACGAGTGGATCGAACAGGGCTGGGTGCGCGTCAATGGCGAGGTGGTGGACGAACTGGGCACCCGCGTGCTGCCCGATGTCGAGATCACCATCGACCCGCTGGCCCGCACGCAGCAGGCCGAGCGCGTCACCATCCTGCTGCACAAGCCGATCGGCTATGTCAGCGGCCAGGCGGAAGACGGGCATGAGCCCGCCGTCATCCTGATCCGCCCCGAGAACCGCTGGAAGGAAGACCGCCAGGGCCTGCAGCTCACCCGCGGGCACCTGCGCCATCTGGCACCGGCCGGCCGCCTCGACATCGATTCGACCGGGCTGCTGGTGTTGACCCAGGACGGCCGCATCGCGCGCCAGCTGATCGGCGAGGACTCGGGCGTCGAGAAGGAATACCTGGTGCGCGTGCAGGCCGTGGACGCGCCGGACGCCGAGAACGTCTCGGCCGTCGTGCCCCCCGAAGTGATCGAGCAGCTGCGCTTTGGTCTGGAGCTCGACGGGCGCCAGCTCAAGCCAGCCCAGGTGTCGTGGCAGAACGAACAGCAGCTGCGCTTCGTGCTGCGCGAAGGCCGCAAGCGCCAGATCCGCCGCATGTGCGAGCTGGTGGGCCTGCGCGTGGTGGGCCTCAAGCGTGTGCGCATGGGCCGCATCACGCTGGGCAAGCTGCCGGTGGGCGAATGGCGATTCCTGAGGGCCGATGAGCGCTTCTGA
- a CDS encoding MBL fold metallo-hydrolase, with protein sequence MPYELFRDQGHACLMFSDLSNEGGEAVQANQFLIVDGDHGAIIDPGGNLAYSELYLGMTRHFPPSRLSAILASHADPDIIASLDRWMTATPDAKLYVSTLWERFVPHFCKPGKTTGRIVGIPDPGMRIRVGRNDLIALPAHFMHAEGNFQFYDPVSRILFSGDLGVSFVSGEGAKQPIRSLNPLPRGMESFHRRYMVSNKILRSWARMVRTLKIDMIVPQHGAPLAGAAVKEFIDWAEQLSCGIDLMSDANYIVPN encoded by the coding sequence ATGCCATACGAGCTGTTCCGCGATCAGGGCCACGCCTGCCTGATGTTTTCCGACCTCAGCAATGAGGGCGGCGAGGCCGTGCAGGCCAACCAGTTCCTGATCGTCGATGGCGACCATGGCGCCATCATCGACCCGGGCGGCAACCTCGCCTACAGCGAGCTCTACCTGGGCATGACGCGGCACTTCCCGCCCTCGCGCCTGTCGGCCATTCTGGCCTCGCACGCCGACCCGGACATCATCGCCTCGCTCGACCGCTGGATGACGGCCACGCCCGACGCCAAGCTGTACGTGTCGACGCTGTGGGAGCGCTTCGTGCCCCACTTCTGCAAGCCGGGCAAGACCACCGGCCGCATCGTCGGCATCCCCGACCCGGGCATGCGCATCCGCGTGGGGCGCAACGACCTCATCGCCCTGCCCGCGCACTTCATGCACGCCGAGGGCAACTTCCAGTTCTACGACCCGGTCAGCCGCATCCTGTTCTCGGGCGACCTGGGCGTGTCCTTCGTGTCGGGCGAAGGCGCCAAGCAGCCCATCCGCTCGCTCAACCCGCTGCCGCGCGGCATGGAAAGCTTCCACCGCCGCTACATGGTCTCCAACAAGATCCTGCGCAGCTGGGCCCGCATGGTGCGCACGCTGAAGATCGACATGATCGTGCCGCAGCACGGCGCGCCGCTGGCCGGTGCCGCCGTCAAGGAGTTCATCGACTGGGCGGAGCAGCTGTCGTGCGGGATCGACCTGATGTCGGACGCGAACTACATCGTGCCGAACTAA
- a CDS encoding multidrug effflux MFS transporter — translation MSASDPAAARPAGHGIPTWVVVVALSMLLGLQPITTDLYLPALPQLQAALGLTPSLAQWTLSVLMLSFGFGQLVWGPIADRIGRRPVLRWGLSLYVLASIAATLAQDFSIVIAARIAQGASLSGVVMCGRAMVRDLYEPEDGARMMAHGMGGLGVIALVGPVLGGLAATHGGWRATMSILAISGAIILAFIWWRLPETLAPERRQAAQPWRTLVRNWIGIGKQPVFRSYALLSASTYGGLFVFLSISSFVFINVLGISRTAYGLVMASTSLSYLLGTLHCRRTLSRQGLRGTVRRAGWFPLVGGVWGLCISLAQLSTGWDVPPWALLPGLWLYAFGHGIHQPCGQTGVVAAFPHQAGAASALSGFVLSVIAFGVGAVMSGWTALPGWVGTIHPLTLGMALGGACTARVALHRVQRHGLIPQAA, via the coding sequence ATGAGCGCTTCTGATCCCGCGGCGGCGCGCCCGGCCGGCCACGGCATTCCCACGTGGGTGGTGGTGGTGGCGCTGAGCATGCTGCTGGGCCTGCAGCCGATCACGACCGACCTCTACCTGCCCGCGCTGCCGCAACTGCAGGCGGCGCTCGGCCTGACGCCCTCGCTGGCGCAATGGACGCTGTCGGTGCTGATGCTCAGCTTCGGTTTCGGCCAGCTGGTGTGGGGGCCGATTGCCGACCGCATCGGCCGCCGCCCGGTCTTGCGCTGGGGGCTGAGCCTGTATGTGCTGGCCAGCATCGCGGCCACGCTGGCGCAGGACTTCAGCATCGTCATCGCCGCCCGCATTGCCCAAGGCGCCAGCCTGTCCGGCGTGGTGATGTGCGGGCGCGCCATGGTGCGCGACCTCTACGAGCCCGAAGATGGCGCCCGCATGATGGCCCACGGCATGGGTGGGCTGGGCGTGATCGCCCTGGTCGGGCCGGTCCTGGGCGGTCTGGCGGCCACGCATGGCGGCTGGCGCGCCACCATGTCGATCCTGGCCATCTCCGGGGCCATCATCCTCGCCTTCATCTGGTGGCGCCTGCCCGAAACGCTGGCCCCCGAGCGCCGACAGGCCGCGCAGCCCTGGCGCACGCTGGTGCGCAACTGGATCGGCATCGGCAAGCAGCCGGTGTTCCGCAGCTACGCGCTGCTGTCGGCCTCCACCTATGGCGGGTTGTTCGTCTTCCTGTCGATCTCGTCCTTCGTGTTCATCAACGTGCTCGGCATCAGCCGCACGGCCTACGGACTCGTGATGGCCAGCACCTCGCTGTCCTACCTGCTGGGCACCCTTCACTGCCGGCGCACACTGAGCCGGCAAGGGCTGCGCGGCACGGTGCGGCGCGCGGGGTGGTTTCCGCTGGTGGGCGGCGTGTGGGGGTTGTGCATCTCACTGGCCCAGCTCAGCACGGGCTGGGATGTGCCCCCCTGGGCGCTGTTGCCCGGTCTGTGGCTGTATGCCTTCGGCCACGGCATCCACCAGCCATGCGGCCAGACCGGCGTGGTGGCCGCCTTCCCGCATCAGGCGGGCGCCGCATCGGCCTTGTCGGGCTTCGTGCTGTCGGTGATCGCCTTCGGCGTGGGCGCCGTCATGTCGGGCTGGACCGCCCTGCCCGGCTGGGTCGGCACCATTCACCCGCTGACACTCGGCATGGCGTTGGGAGGCGCCTGCACGGCCCGCGTGGCGCTGCACCGCGTTCAGCGCCATGGCCTGATCCCGCAAGCCGCCTGA
- a CDS encoding efflux RND transporter periplasmic adaptor subunit, translating into MSQAPAENLSAAQPARTRRKALSAVAAVVLFGGAAWGAWYALVASHYEHTDNAYVQANVVQITPQVGGTVLSIGADDTDVVKAGQVLVRLDPADADVALDQARAQLAQTVREVRTLYANNASLQAQVALRQADVEKARNEVARAQEDVSRRSPLLASGAVGKEEFQHASAQLVAMRSALTAAESALVAAREQLASNRSLTDGTSVAEHPNVARAAARVREAWLARQRVDLLAPVDGHVAKRSVQVGQRVQAGSPLMALVTLGQPWVDANFKESQLQRVRIGQPATLTADVYGSKVAYHGKVVGLGAGTGAAFALLPAQNATGNWIKIVQRVPVRIELDPREVAAHPLRVGLSMEVELDVSRQDGPVLAVAPRARALTQTDVFNHQASEADALVRRIIDANIGHTTAHAVAAARGA; encoded by the coding sequence ATGAGCCAAGCCCCTGCTGAAAACCTTTCCGCGGCCCAGCCCGCTCGGACCCGTCGCAAGGCGCTGTCGGCCGTGGCCGCCGTGGTGCTGTTTGGCGGCGCTGCATGGGGCGCCTGGTACGCGCTGGTCGCCAGCCACTACGAGCACACCGACAACGCCTACGTCCAGGCCAATGTGGTGCAGATCACGCCGCAGGTGGGCGGCACGGTGCTGTCCATTGGCGCCGACGACACCGACGTGGTGAAGGCAGGGCAGGTGCTTGTTCGCCTGGACCCGGCCGATGCCGACGTTGCACTGGATCAGGCCCGCGCGCAACTGGCCCAGACCGTGCGCGAGGTGCGGACGCTGTACGCCAACAACGCCAGCCTGCAGGCACAGGTGGCCCTGCGGCAGGCCGATGTCGAGAAGGCGCGCAACGAGGTGGCCCGTGCCCAGGAGGACGTGAGCCGCCGCAGCCCGCTGCTGGCCAGCGGGGCCGTCGGCAAGGAAGAGTTCCAACATGCCAGCGCCCAGCTTGTGGCCATGCGCAGCGCGCTGACCGCAGCGGAATCGGCACTCGTGGCGGCGCGCGAGCAGCTCGCGTCCAACCGGTCACTGACCGATGGCACCTCGGTGGCCGAGCACCCCAACGTGGCCCGGGCTGCGGCGCGTGTGCGCGAGGCCTGGCTGGCGCGTCAGCGGGTCGATCTGCTGGCCCCCGTGGACGGACACGTGGCCAAGCGCAGTGTGCAGGTGGGCCAGCGCGTGCAGGCCGGCTCTCCGCTGATGGCGCTGGTCACGCTGGGCCAGCCCTGGGTGGACGCGAACTTCAAGGAAAGCCAGCTGCAGCGTGTGCGCATCGGCCAACCCGCCACGCTGACGGCCGATGTGTACGGCAGCAAGGTGGCCTACCACGGCAAGGTCGTCGGGCTGGGTGCGGGCACGGGGGCGGCGTTTGCGCTGCTGCCGGCCCAGAACGCCACGGGCAACTGGATCAAGATCGTGCAGCGTGTGCCGGTGCGCATCGAGCTTGACCCGCGCGAGGTGGCGGCGCACCCGCTGCGCGTCGGCCTGTCGATGGAAGTCGAGCTGGATGTGAGCCGTCAGGATGGCCCGGTGCTGGCCGTGGCCCCGCGTGCGCGCGCCCTGACGCAGACCGACGTGTTCAACCACCAGGCCAGCGAGGCCGACGCCCTGGTGCGCCGCATCATCGACGCCAACATCGGCCACACCACGGCACACGCCGTGGCAGCCGCACGCGGAGCGTGA
- the miaA gene encoding tRNA (adenosine(37)-N6)-dimethylallyltransferase MiaA produces the protein MSQPHTEPLWILTGPTACGKTAVALELARHVPLEIISVDSALIYRGMDIGTAKPTREEQAQVPHHLIDILDPTERYSAARFVADTEALVVDIRAHGRTPLLVGGTMLYLKALLEGIDEMPAIPPEVRAEVDTRMRAQGSHALHAELARVDPATATRLAPGDTQRIQRALEVWHATGTPLSAFHQRDRQDAAAQRPAVVVSLEPQDRAWLHRRVALRYQQMMAAGFVDEVRALRARPELHADLPAIRCVGYRQVWEALDAGLDLRHPATLAEVTERGVAATRQLAKRQVTWLRSMQQRHVIACDQGDTAATLSDRARALFTTGSPPN, from the coding sequence ATGAGCCAACCTCACACCGAACCCCTGTGGATCCTGACCGGGCCCACGGCCTGCGGCAAGACCGCGGTGGCGCTCGAGCTGGCCCGGCATGTGCCGCTGGAGATCATCAGCGTCGACTCGGCCCTGATCTACCGCGGCATGGACATCGGCACCGCCAAGCCCACCCGTGAGGAACAGGCTCAGGTGCCCCACCACCTCATCGACATCCTCGACCCGACCGAGCGCTACAGCGCGGCGCGCTTCGTGGCCGACACCGAGGCCCTCGTGGTCGACATCCGTGCGCACGGGCGCACGCCGCTGCTGGTGGGCGGCACGATGCTCTACCTGAAGGCCCTGCTCGAAGGCATCGACGAGATGCCCGCCATTCCGCCCGAAGTGCGCGCCGAGGTCGACACCCGCATGCGCGCCCAGGGCAGCCACGCTCTGCACGCCGAGCTGGCCCGGGTCGACCCGGCGACGGCCACCCGCCTGGCCCCCGGCGACACACAGCGCATCCAGCGCGCGCTGGAGGTGTGGCACGCCACGGGCACGCCGCTGTCGGCCTTTCACCAGCGTGACCGGCAGGACGCCGCCGCGCAGCGCCCGGCCGTCGTCGTCTCGCTGGAGCCGCAGGACCGCGCCTGGTTGCACCGCCGCGTGGCGTTGCGCTACCAGCAGATGATGGCCGCCGGCTTCGTCGACGAGGTACGCGCCCTTCGCGCACGCCCTGAGTTGCATGCCGATCTGCCCGCCATCCGCTGCGTGGGCTACCGCCAGGTGTGGGAGGCGCTGGACGCCGGACTGGACCTGCGCCACCCGGCCACGCTGGCCGAGGTCACCGAGCGCGGCGTCGCGGCCACGCGCCAGCTCGCCAAGCGCCAGGTCACATGGTTGCGCAGCATGCAACAGCGTCACGTCATCGCCTGTGACCAGGGCGACACGGCTGCTACCCTGTCGGATAGGGCGCGTGCACTCTTCACGACAGGCTCGCCCCCGAATTGA
- a CDS encoding DHA2 family efflux MFS transporter permease subunit, giving the protein MNVLDSSIANVSLPAIAGNLGVSPTQGTWVITSFGVANAISVPLTGWLTQRFGAVRLFTASVLLFVLASWLCGLATSLEMLIAFRVLQGLVAGPMIPLSQTLLLSSYAPAKAGMALAMWSMTTLVAPVTGPLLGGWITDNLSWPWIFYINVPVGLGAAAVTWRIYKKRETPTRKLPIDTVGLALLVLWVGALQVMLDKGKELDWFESGQIIAMGLVALVGFIVFVIWELTQDHPVVDLRLFSKQNFAFGVLTLSIGYGLFFGNVVVLPLWLQQHMGYTASVAGMAVAPVGLLAILLSPVVGKNVSRVDPRALATVSFCVFALVLWMRSHFTVQADFQHIMLPTIIQGAALAFFFIPLSAITLSGLTPDRIPAASGLSNFVRITAGAIGTSTVTTVWDNRATLHHVHIVEHVSRTDPGAMEALDTLSRGGLGFEQAAAQITRLIDQQAFTRAADDVYLASACLFVLMIPLVWMTRPKRAGGAAVDSGAH; this is encoded by the coding sequence ATGAACGTCCTCGACTCGTCGATCGCCAACGTGTCCCTGCCCGCCATTGCCGGCAACCTGGGCGTGAGCCCCACGCAGGGCACCTGGGTGATCACCAGCTTCGGGGTGGCCAACGCCATCTCGGTGCCGCTGACGGGCTGGCTGACCCAGCGCTTCGGTGCGGTGCGGCTGTTCACGGCCAGCGTGCTGCTGTTCGTGCTGGCCTCGTGGCTGTGCGGGCTCGCCACGTCGCTCGAGATGCTGATTGCCTTTCGAGTGCTGCAGGGGCTGGTCGCCGGGCCGATGATCCCGCTGTCGCAGACCCTGCTGCTGAGCAGCTATGCGCCGGCCAAGGCTGGCATGGCGTTGGCGATGTGGTCGATGACCACGCTGGTCGCACCCGTGACCGGGCCTTTGCTGGGCGGCTGGATCACCGACAACCTGTCGTGGCCGTGGATCTTCTACATCAACGTGCCCGTCGGGCTGGGCGCGGCGGCTGTCACGTGGCGCATCTACAAGAAACGTGAGACGCCCACGCGCAAGCTGCCCATCGACACGGTCGGGCTGGCGCTGCTGGTGCTGTGGGTGGGCGCGCTGCAGGTCATGCTCGACAAGGGCAAGGAGCTGGACTGGTTTGAAAGCGGTCAGATCATCGCGATGGGCCTGGTGGCCCTGGTCGGCTTCATCGTCTTCGTGATCTGGGAGCTGACGCAGGACCACCCGGTGGTCGACCTGCGGCTGTTCTCGAAGCAGAACTTCGCCTTCGGCGTGCTGACGCTGTCGATCGGCTACGGACTCTTCTTCGGCAATGTGGTGGTGTTGCCCCTGTGGCTGCAGCAGCACATGGGCTACACCGCTTCAGTGGCCGGCATGGCGGTGGCCCCGGTCGGGCTGCTGGCGATCCTGTTGTCGCCCGTGGTGGGCAAGAACGTGAGCCGGGTCGATCCGCGGGCGCTGGCCACCGTGTCGTTCTGCGTGTTCGCGCTGGTGCTGTGGATGCGTTCGCACTTCACGGTGCAGGCGGACTTCCAGCACATCATGCTGCCCACGATCATCCAGGGCGCGGCGCTGGCGTTCTTCTTCATCCCGCTGAGCGCCATCACCTTGTCCGGGCTCACGCCCGACCGCATCCCGGCGGCCTCGGGCCTGAGCAACTTCGTGCGGATCACGGCGGGCGCCATCGGCACGTCGACCGTCACGACCGTGTGGGACAACCGGGCCACGCTGCACCACGTGCACATAGTCGAGCATGTGAGTCGAACCGACCCGGGCGCCATGGAGGCACTCGACACCCTGTCGCGCGGCGGGCTGGGCTTCGAGCAGGCCGCCGCGCAGATCACGCGTCTCATCGATCAGCAAGCCTTCACGCGCGCGGCCGACGACGTCTACCTGGCGTCGGCCTGTCTGTTCGTGCTGATGATTCCGCTGGTGTGGATGACGCGTCCGAAGCGCGCCGGCGGGGCTGCGGTGGATTCCGGCGCCCACTGA